The Halanaerobiaceae bacterium ANBcell28 genome contains the following window.
TTATGGTAGACCAAAGCACTTGTATAGTATATATCAGAAAATGAAACGTAAAGAGATTGACTTTAATGAAATATACGATCTAACAGCTATTAGAATCTTAGTGGATTCTGTGCGTGAATGTTATGAGGTCCTGGGTATGGTACATGAAATATGGAAGCCTATACCAGGGAGGTTTAAAGATTATATAGCTATGCCAAAGTCAAATATGTATCAATCTTTACATACAACTGTAATTGGTCCAAATGGAGATCCATTAGAAATACAGATAAGGACACCAGAAATGCATAGGACAGCTGAATATGGTATTGCTGCTCATTGGAGATATAAAGATGGTAAAAGTAAAGATGATTCTTTTGAGGAGAAACTTTCCTGGTTAAGACAGTTATTAGAGTGGCAAAAGGATTTACAGGAACCTCAGGAATTTATGGAAACTTTGAAAATTGATTTATTTGAAGATGAAGTATTTGTCTTCACTCCTAAAGGTGATGTTGTTTCACTTCCAAAAAAAGCTACCCCTGTGGATTTTGCTTTTCATATCCATACTGAGGTAGGATTAACTTGCGTAGGTTCTAAAGTGAATGGTAAAATAAAACCTTTAGAATATCGTTTGAAAAATGGAGATATTGTAGAGATTCAAACATCTAAAAGCAGTAATGGACCTAGTCGTGATTGGTTGAAATTTGTAAAAACCTCTAAGGCTAGAAGTAAAATCAAACACTGGTTTAAACAACAGGCTAGAGATGAGATAGTTCAACGAGGAAAAGATATGATCGAAAAGGAAATGAAGAAGCGTCATATCGAATTGAAGGAAAGTGAAAAGCAAGAAGAATTTCAACGAATAGCTCGAAAATTAGGAAAAAATAATGCAGATGAATTGTTAGAAATGATAGGCTATAGTCAGGTTGGGACTCAACAGGTTATTAATAATTTAAAAGTTGTTAAGGAAGAAAAAGAATTAACCGTTGATAAAATGAAGGGTATGGTTAGGCAAAGTCCCAAAAAATCAACAGATAAAGGTGTTAGAGTTAAAGGTGTTGATGATTTATTAGTTAGGATAGCCCAATGTTGCAATCCTGTTCCAGGAGATAATATAGAGGGTTTTATAACTAGAGGACGAGGTGTTTCTATTCATAGAGCTGATTGTCCCAATTTGTCTGTTCTTATAGAAAATGATAAAGAAAGGTTAATTGAAGTGGATTGGGATAGTAAGCGCAATGAATCCTATAAAGTTAATTTAAGTATTGATGCATTTAACAAAAAGGATTTATTAAATGATATTACAAGTTTAATCAAAGATGAAGAAGTTAACCTATCTTCGGTAATTGCACGTACTGATAAATATAATAGAGCACATATTGAATTGTCATTAGAGTTAAGTAGTTTAGAACATATGCGCGATATAATTAAGAAAATTGACCATATACCAGGAATTTTATCTGTCGAAAGAAGCAAACCTACTTAATATAAAGTCTTAAGTATGGAATTATTACTTTGGATGAAGTCTTTTTTATAATAGCCAATGAGAAAAAGCTTCGCAGAGACCTGCTATACTTTAAGGAGTTAAATTTTAAGCAAAGGAGTGATAGAATGAGAGCTGTCATACAAAGAGTAAAAAGAGCATCAGTATCAGTTGAAGAAGAAATTATAGGCAAAATAGATAGTGGTATTTTATTATTTTTAGCAGTAGGTAATGGTGATACGACTGATGATGCAGATTATCTTTTAGAAAAAATAATAAATCTAAGGATATTTGAAGATAGTGAAGGGAAATTAAATTTATCAGCTAAAGATTTAAACAAAGAAATATTAATTGTATCTCAATTTACTCTGTATGGTGATTGCCGAAAGGGTAGAAGGCCAAGCTTTTCTTCAGCAGCTTCCCCTGGAACTGCCTTTAAAATGTATGATTACTTTATTGAACAAGCAAATAAGACCAGTTTGAAAATTGAAACTGGGGAATTTCAAGCAATGATGGAAATAGACATTCTAAATCATGGTCCGCTAACACTTATGTTGGATAGTAATAAAGAATTTTAGGAGGTAAGAATGGATATATATACAATTCCTATAGGCTTTAATCTCACGAATTGTTATTTGGTAAAATTTAATGATAATCATGGGATAGTGATAGATCCAGCGGATAATGGAGATAAAATATATAATTATATTGAAGAGAAAGAAATAATTATTAAAAGAATTATATTAACACATGGCCATTTTGATCATATAGGGGCAGTTGATTATTTAAGAAAAAAACTTGATGTTCCTTTAAGTATACATAGCCTAGATAATCCATTACTCTTAGATCCTCAAAAAAATCTATCTTTTATGTCTATGAATCCTATTAAGATTTCACCTGCCGATAATTTACTAGAAGATGGAGATATAATTTCAAACTTTGAAATTATACATACAGCTGGGCATACGCCAGGTGGCATTACTTTATATAATAAAGAAAATAAGGTTTTATTTACAGGAGATACAATTTTCAAAAATAGTTATGGCCGCACTGATTTTCCAGGAGCTAATCAAGAAACATTATTTAATTCTATAGAGAACTTGTTAAAATTAGATGGAGATATTACTATATATCCAGGCCATGGTCCAAAAACAAGTATTGGTGAATTCAAACAATTTTTTTATTAAGTTGACATTTTTTTAAGAATAAGATAAAATTAATAAAGATTAGAAAAGGAGTGAAAATATGATTAATACTATAAGGAACTATAGTAAAGTTATAATTATTATTGTATGTGTTGCTATGGTTGTAACTGGTGCTATGATGGGATATGGATTTATGGGTGGTGGATTTTCATCAGGAGATATAGTTCAGTCTGCAAATATTGCTGTTGTAAATGGGAATAATATAAGTCAGGAACATTATTATTCTATTTTGAGGAATTATGTTGCAGGTATGGAAGATATACCACGTGCACAAGAAGTACCATTAAAACTTGATGTTTTAAATTTAGTTATTGAAAGAGAACTTATTATGGAAATTGCTGATGATTCTAATTTTAGGTCTCAAATTAGTGATGAAGATGTAGATGAGGTTATAGTTGAAATACTTGAAGAAAACCAAATGACAGAAGATGAACTATTAAATCTTTTAGAGATGACTAACAGAACTATGACACAATTCAGGACAGAAATTAAAAGAGATCTTGATCAAAATAATATAATTGAACAGGTATTAGAAGAAAAAGTATTTAAAAATATTGTAGTTAGTGAAGAAGAAATAATTAATTCTTATGAGCAGATTCATCCGCAATTAATAGTACAAAGATTTGCTGATGATAAAGATCATGCCGAAGAGAAAATTAATGATATTAATCAAGAATTATTAGACGGTGTTAAGTTTCTTGATTTAGCAGAGGAACATTCTGATATGCCTAATGTAGACTTGGGTAAAATATCCAGAGATAATAATCGTTTGCCAGCAGATGTTACTGAGCTAGCATTTGGACTTGATAAAGGTTTGAGTGAAATTATTGAAGGCGAAGATGCTTTTTATATTTTTAATATACTCGAAAAAAGAGTGGCAGTAGGCGAAGATTATGAAGATAGTAAGGAAGAAATTGAGAAAAATATAAGACGTGAAAAAGAAATGCTTGCACTTAGTGATTGGTTAGAAGAATTAAAATCAAATAGTAACATTCAAATTAATGATCCTGTTCTTAGTGGTTTTAAAGCATTGCAATCAGGTGATATAAATATTGCTATAGAGGAATTAGAGACAGCATTAGAACGTAATCCTGCAGCAATGACCTATGTATATCTAGCTGAAGCATATAATGCTGATTATCAGTTGGACAAGGCTCAAGAAATATACGAAAGAGCTATTGAAGATTATTCATTCGATTGGGAACTGCATTATCAATATGCAGAATTTATGATGGAATTAGATAATGCAGATAAAGCTATATCTTTATTAGATCGAGCTTCTGAATTGGCTGGTCCTAATATTATGGCTCAGTATCAAATTTATATGGGTTTTGCAATGATGGGTGCTGAAGAAAAAGCTGAAGCTATTATGGAAAAAATAAGTGATTATCAAGAGCAAATGCAAATACAAGAAGAAGCTATTGAAGATACAAGTGCTATTGACGAAGCAATAGGAGAAGTTGAGATAGGTGAAATTGAATTTGCACCTGAAAATTAGGAGTAATTATTGAATTATAAATACTAAAATAGAAATAATAAAAGTAATAAGATATAAATATGAGGTGAGCAAATGAAGTTAAATGCACCACGGGGGACAAATGATATTTTGCCCCCGTTTTCTTTAAAATGGCAGTACATTGAAGAAGTAGCGCGGAAAGTATTATCAAATTATAATTATGAAGAGATTAGAACGCCAATTTTTGAATACACAGAACTCTTCCAAAGAGGTATAGGGGAAACTACTGATGTTGTAGAAAAAGAAATGTATACTTTTGAGGATAAGGGTGGTAGGAGTATTACACTGCGTCCTGAAGGAACTGCTTCTGTAGTGCGTTCTTTTATGGAAAATAAATTATATGGGCTAGCACAACCTCAAAAGTTCTATTACATAGGACCGATGTTTAGATATGAAAGACCACAAGCGGGTAGATTTCGTCAATTCCATCAGTTTGGAGTTGAGGTGTTTGGGGCAGATGACCCAGCTCTTGATGCAGAGGTAATTTCTTTAGGTGTTAATTATCTAAATAGATTAGGTTTAGATAATCTAGAGGTTTATATCAATAGTATTGGTTGTCCAGAGTGTAGGGAAGAATATTTAAATAAGTTAAAAAATTATCTATCTGCTCATAAAGAAGGTTTATGTTATGATTGTACAAATAGGTTTGAACGTAATGCTTTAAGAGTATTAGATTGTAAAGAAGATAGTTGTTCAAAAATCGTTCATGATGCACCAAGTATTCTTGACAATCTGTGTGAACATTGTGCTGAACATTTTGATTTAGTTAAATCATATCTAGATTCTCTGGAAATTAATTATATCATTGATGATAAATTAGTTAGGGGTCTTGATTATTATACTAATACAGCTTTTGAAATAAAATATAATGGTTTAGGAGCTCAAGACACTGTGCTTGGTGGTGGCCGATACAATAAATTAGCAGATGAAATTGGTGG
Protein-coding sequences here:
- the dtd gene encoding D-aminoacyl-tRNA deacylase — encoded protein: MRAVIQRVKRASVSVEEEIIGKIDSGILLFLAVGNGDTTDDADYLLEKIINLRIFEDSEGKLNLSAKDLNKEILIVSQFTLYGDCRKGRRPSFSSAASPGTAFKMYDYFIEQANKTSLKIETGEFQAMMEIDILNHGPLTLMLDSNKEF
- a CDS encoding SurA N-terminal domain-containing protein, encoding MINTIRNYSKVIIIIVCVAMVVTGAMMGYGFMGGGFSSGDIVQSANIAVVNGNNISQEHYYSILRNYVAGMEDIPRAQEVPLKLDVLNLVIERELIMEIADDSNFRSQISDEDVDEVIVEILEENQMTEDELLNLLEMTNRTMTQFRTEIKRDLDQNNIIEQVLEEKVFKNIVVSEEEIINSYEQIHPQLIVQRFADDKDHAEEKINDINQELLDGVKFLDLAEEHSDMPNVDLGKISRDNNRLPADVTELAFGLDKGLSEIIEGEDAFYIFNILEKRVAVGEDYEDSKEEIEKNIRREKEMLALSDWLEELKSNSNIQINDPVLSGFKALQSGDINIAIEELETALERNPAAMTYVYLAEAYNADYQLDKAQEIYERAIEDYSFDWELHYQYAEFMMELDNADKAISLLDRASELAGPNIMAQYQIYMGFAMMGAEEKAEAIMEKISDYQEQMQIQEEAIEDTSAIDEAIGEVEIGEIEFAPEN
- a CDS encoding MBL fold metallo-hydrolase; amino-acid sequence: MDIYTIPIGFNLTNCYLVKFNDNHGIVIDPADNGDKIYNYIEEKEIIIKRIILTHGHFDHIGAVDYLRKKLDVPLSIHSLDNPLLLDPQKNLSFMSMNPIKISPADNLLEDGDIISNFEIIHTAGHTPGGITLYNKENKVLFTGDTIFKNSYGRTDFPGANQETLFNSIENLLKLDGDITIYPGHGPKTSIGEFKQFFY
- a CDS encoding bifunctional (p)ppGpp synthetase/guanosine-3',5'-bis(diphosphate) 3'-pyrophosphohydrolase, whose protein sequence is MDLGQLKKQINIYMDKPELSIIEKAFTYAEKAHRGQYRISGEPFVEHPLGVALILAELELDIISIVGALLHDVVEDTKVSSKDIAKEFSEEVALLVDGVTKLTRLKFKTKEEQQAESLRKMFIAMAEDIRVILIKLADRLHNMRTLSYMSIEKQIEKAKETLEIYAPLAHRLGISRLKWELEDLSFRFLDKDMYYEIAKKVAANRAQREKDIQKAIEILGERFSESQIEAEIYGRPKHLYSIYQKMKRKEIDFNEIYDLTAIRILVDSVRECYEVLGMVHEIWKPIPGRFKDYIAMPKSNMYQSLHTTVIGPNGDPLEIQIRTPEMHRTAEYGIAAHWRYKDGKSKDDSFEEKLSWLRQLLEWQKDLQEPQEFMETLKIDLFEDEVFVFTPKGDVVSLPKKATPVDFAFHIHTEVGLTCVGSKVNGKIKPLEYRLKNGDIVEIQTSKSSNGPSRDWLKFVKTSKARSKIKHWFKQQARDEIVQRGKDMIEKEMKKRHIELKESEKQEEFQRIARKLGKNNADELLEMIGYSQVGTQQVINNLKVVKEEKELTVDKMKGMVRQSPKKSTDKGVRVKGVDDLLVRIAQCCNPVPGDNIEGFITRGRGVSIHRADCPNLSVLIENDKERLIEVDWDSKRNESYKVNLSIDAFNKKDLLNDITSLIKDEEVNLSSVIARTDKYNRAHIELSLELSSLEHMRDIIKKIDHIPGILSVERSKPT
- the hisS gene encoding histidine--tRNA ligase is translated as MKLNAPRGTNDILPPFSLKWQYIEEVARKVLSNYNYEEIRTPIFEYTELFQRGIGETTDVVEKEMYTFEDKGGRSITLRPEGTASVVRSFMENKLYGLAQPQKFYYIGPMFRYERPQAGRFRQFHQFGVEVFGADDPALDAEVISLGVNYLNRLGLDNLEVYINSIGCPECREEYLNKLKNYLSAHKEGLCYDCTNRFERNALRVLDCKEDSCSKIVHDAPSILDNLCEHCAEHFDLVKSYLDSLEINYIIDDKLVRGLDYYTNTAFEIKYNGLGAQDTVLGGGRYNKLADEIGGKDIPAVGFAMGMERLLLILEEQEVELPIDKDLDLYITTIGDNAKKAAFKYIYQLRNNGFKTEIDYLERSVKGQMKAADRMNATYTIILGQDELDSGKASIKNMKNGEQEEIELKKLLPKMQKIFFDN